TCATTGGAAACTGAGCCTAGCAACCCTAAACAACTTTCGTTGTTTGAGTGGATAGGAGGTCAGGTAACTGATTTCCCAGAATCCCCCACTATAGCGTCAGCTTAGTGGGGGAGTATGTCAATCTTGAGAAAGAGTTGAGCGTTCCACTAATATAATTGCAACAATATCATCAATGGGGCGGGGAGGGACGCGCATCCCTTTGGGAATTAGACGCATTAATCCCTTGGGGGGATACAATTCCCAGTACCGATCGCGCGCTTCTAAGGTACTATTGCGCTCATCCACCCTCAAAATAGGAAGCAAAGGAAATTTGGCTTGCAAAGTCGCTTGCCACTCCTTAGAGGTGGTTTGATTTCCCAGGACAATTTTCTGAATCGGATCGTGAGCGTACCATTGTTCAATAGTGAGCAGAGCTTGATCCGAACGAACCACTTCCTGCCGCATCACGGTTCCCGTTTCATTGACGAGAGCCAGACCACACTTATCTCGTCCCGGATCAAATCCTAAGATTAACATTGTAATTAAAAATTAATAACTTAAAATGACTTTCTCGTCTTGCATCACTCTCA
The DNA window shown above is from Cyanobacteria bacterium GSL.Bin1 and carries:
- the ruvX gene encoding Holliday junction resolvase RuvX: MLILGFDPGRDKCGLALVNETGTVMRQEVVRSDQALLTIEQWYAHDPIQKIVLGNQTTSKEWQATLQAKFPLLPILRVDERNSTLEARDRYWELYPPKGLMRLIPKGMRVPPRPIDDIVAIILVERSTLSQD